The Poecile atricapillus isolate bPoeAtr1 chromosome 35, bPoeAtr1.hap1, whole genome shotgun sequence genomic interval tttttcctggcCGCCAGCCCCACCTCAGTGATTTCAGGGAATTCCTCGTCTCCCTGGCCCGCCCGGGCACGCTCCGGTCCCTCCGGCCCCACGGACACCGGGATCTCCTTCTCCAGGGGTACTCGGAGGTGCAGATCCACCAAGTCCTGCACAGAGCGCTCCCGCTCCTGGAGACGCTGCGATAGCAGAGATTTGGGAATGAGAggtttgggatcagggattCTCCTCAGGGAGACATTTGGGAttggggaaaaggaggatttGGGACCAAGACAATTGGGAAAACCGCCAGGATCACAGAATTAACCCTTCCAGAGCCAAccaaccctgtccccaagtgccacacctgcattttttccccattttcatgGATTCTGACCCCTTTTCCATGCCCTGACCACCCTCCCACTACCAAAATTTCCCATAATTTCCAATCTGGAACAACATCCCctcttttccttgctgtttATTCCAGGATTGGAAAGCACAAAGGCCTCAAAAAAgttgatttttcctgttttttcccatttttccacctttttttcccttaattttcCCAGTCCAGGGTGTTTTTCCATGTAATTCTCacctggctctggagctgcagggccAGAGCTTTCTGCTCTTCAATCTGCCTCCACCTCTCTCTGGCTCGGGAATCATAAACACTGGTCCTGGAAAAGCCAGAATTTTCACggaaaatttgatttaaaacatcaggattttggtttttcccaggaaaaggcagcagggGATATTAACTCACAGCTCTTTGATCCATAGCTCTGCCTGGAAGAAGGGGAGGCTGGAAAGTGGGAGAAAGGAGGGTTGgaactgacccaaaatcccagaatttccccagaattccctcATTTCCCAAATTCTCACCCTGTCCCTCTTCATTGtcacctccctgtgtccctcaaaatccccccaaaactcccccgTTTCCCACCCCTCACCTTGGAGCTGGAGTCCTGGAATCCTTGACCTTGAGCAAAATGACGGAATCTGAccctaaaaatgggaaaaatgggaattttgtcCCCTtcaattcccaccccaaatcctgcctgaTCCCAAATAAAAACCCCGGAATGGCCAGGGAATTTAAATCcctttcccaggatttggggttttttagaacttagttttcattttgtttgggatttggggaatttttaggattcatctggaattttgggaggttttgggatattttggggtattttttttgttttatttgggattttggtattttggggggacttttttcagtttttggggctattttcctggaattcttgGGAATCTTTACCTTCACTCTGCGCCCCGGCCACaggctcctcctcctgctgctgcggGGCCACGGAATTCCGGGGCTGGAACCCCCCAGGAAACCCTGAAGAGGGGCccagggggggattttgggaattctggggcaGCTGCGTGGGACACTGAACAGGACCCGGAATTTTGTGACTTTCCAGCGCCTTGGGATCATCCCTGGGAGCCTcttggggcagggaggggccGGAACTGGGACAGCGggagctgcaaaaaaaaaaaactcagttAGGGAAATTCCCAGGATAAGACTGGGGATTTGGGATTAGGGAAGAGTTTTCGGAGAgatctgggatttgggcagggTCTTTGGTGactttgagggatttggggagggttttCTGAGATATTCCCAACTCACAGCTGGAagggcagcagtggggagggTTTGCAGCTGGAGAATCTCTTCCCGGTCaccatctgcagcagctgccggTAAAtctcccgctcctcctcccgcaCTGTCTGCAGGGAAAGACCATGGAAAAAACTCCTGTCAAAATCTTGGGATTCACTAATCCCAAGAGACTTCCCCCAAATTCAGGGGTCTGGTGGGATTCCATGAAGGCAGCCAATGAGAAAAACTCTAAAGAATTGGGATTTagggctggaaaatcccaagaATTTCACGTTTAACCCCAGCagtgcccccagctctgcctgaaCCCCCGATCCCAGGAAACCCTGGGATTTCCTCAGATttctcattcccagccccatcaCCTCCTCAGCCGTGCTCAGGAAGCGCCGCGGGGCCTTCTTGGGGCTGCGGCGACTCCAGGaggggctcagggctggctTGAGGGGGAAAGAGGCTCCGTGGAGGGcggattttcccccaaaagtGCTGGAATTCCCgctggaaggagagaaaagcaccTCAGGTTTGTTGCAAATCCCACAAATAGATTCAAAATCACaaataaaatcacaaaacaTGGCACAAAAGATGAAATgcccaaaattccaaataaaccccccaaaaaattccccagagaatcctcaaaatcccaaataaaatcCCCAACCCTCCTTTcccaaaacccaaataaaacccagaaataaaaaaaaaaaaaaatccccaaaccccaaaataaatcCCCAGAATCCCACCCCATTCAAAACTcccaaataaaatgaaatgccAAGAATCCCcaaccccacaaaaaaatctcaaaaatcgTCCCCCAAATAACCAGAATCCCAAATAAGACCtgtcaaaaaatccccaaatataggaaattaaaataccccaaaaaatcccaagactcccaaaaaagtcccaaaatacaatccccccaaaatcctcaaatcACAAAACTccaaaatctgaaataaacCCCCCCACCAAGTTATCAAATAAAACCTGGAAATCCAGAATCTGCCATACCCACCTGGAATTTTTCCGTGTCTCTAGGAATGAGCCTCGGCTCCCACGGGGCTTGGAGCTCCTCCACTGCCCATTGGCTCCTGGGAATCTTTCAGGAatttctggggggaaaaacaccaggaattcctcaaaaaaaccacaacaatttCCCCTTCTCCGGGGGTTGTTTTTAgggaaaacagccccaaatcccaaattccagagggaaaactCACCTGGGACGTagctgagggagcaggaggagttcccggcagggcaggagaagctgctgagtTTGGGGGgcaaaaactgggaaaaaagagtgGGGGAAATTCCTATATTTTAGTTAGAAGTGGAAAAACGTCAGGGAGGAATCCAGGAAAATTataggaaaaaaggaaaggtgttCCCGGGGTTGGTTGGGAATGGTGGCAGGAATTCACAACTCCTAAAATTCCCAATTCCTAAAGGTCACAAGTCCTAATGATCACAGCTCCCAAAACGCAAAACTCCTGAAGTTCACAATTCCTAAAACTCCCAACTCCCAAATTCACAGCTCCTAAAGGtcagaaatcccaaaattcacaaCTCCCATATTTTACAGAGAGAATTTAtggaaaaatcctgaatttcgCAGCTCTGCCGGCAGCTCCGGCGTGGATCCCACACGTGGGCTCCCCATTCCCGGCAAATTCCAGGCAGAATTCCCACGTCAGGAACCGGAAAAACGCCAAAACGGGTTTGGGATTTGACTTTAGGGGTCTACAGGttgttttccacagaaatcGCGGCTGGAAGTGTCGcaggagcaccctgggatggggcaattgtcccaaatattcccaaaatcaGCTTCCCGCGCAAACCCTGCCGTAACTCCACGAGGGAAGGAGTCGGGGGCTCCGGCCCcgagggaaagaaaaggggccCGGGAATGGCGCAGCCCCCCGGCCGCTGCCCCGCTCCGCACCTTGCTCTCGGCGACCAAGCCCTTGAAGGCCGAACCGGGCCGGGCCCGCGCCGCCTCCCGGGCCTCCATCCTCATCGGGGGCAGCGCCGCCAGAACCGGGCACGGGGAAAGGCCGGTGCGAGGAGCCGCCGGGAGCCTGCTCCGGGAGCGGAGCAgggcccggagccgccgccgcttcGCTCCCCTCAGCCGGCCCGGTCGCTCAACCGGAAGCGGAAGTGGGACCGGAAGCGTCCCGAGCGCGCGCGGTTCTCCCGGACTCGGCGGCGGCAGCGAGGAGGAGGCGACGGAAGCGGAAGTGAACGCCGGGGTCAGGCGCCGCCGGAAATGGCGTGAAGATCGGGGGAGCGAGCGGCGCCCTGCTTGGAGAAGAGACCGGGCCCTGGCGGCTTGGAGGTCCAAAGTGGCAGCGCAGAGGTGGCCCTGGACGGGGCTGTGACCCTATAGGGATCACCCTGCGGGGTTGTCATTGTCTAGGGGCTGTGACCCTATAGGGATCACCCTGCGGGGATGTCATTGTCTAGGGGATGTGACCCTATAGGGATCACCCTGCGGGGTTGTCATTGTCTAGGGGCTGTGACCCTATAGGGATCACCCTGCGGGGTTGTCATTGTCTAGGGGCTGTGACCCTATAGGGATCACCCTGCGGGGATGTCATTCTCTGCGGTCTGTAACCTTATAGGGGATTACCCTGGGGGTGATGGTCACCCTTTGAGGACCATGGTCaccccggggggggggggggtgtgtcACCGTATAGGGAGTCACTCTGTGTGTGCAGGTCACCCTATAGGGGTGTCACcctgggaggggggggtggAATATGGATCCCCATAAGGCATCACCGTGTGAGGATGTCATCGCATAGGGGGTCACTCTATATGTGTGTACCCCATTCCAGCTGGTCCCTGCAACCGATCCCATTCCAGCTGATCCATTCCAGTTTCTTCCTGTGGTCAGTCCTGTTACAGCTGGTCCCTACATCCAAAACTGTTACAGCCAATCCCATAATAAAGGATCCCATTAAAACCGTTACAGTCAATCCCACAATAGCTGGACTCTACAGCCACTCCCATTACAGCCGATCCCATAATAGCTAATGCCATTACAGTCAATCCCATAATAGCCGGTCCCTGCAGCCGATCCCATTACAGCCGCTCGTGTTACAGCCGATCCCATCACGGCCGATCCCGTTACCCCGATCCCGTTACACCGCTCCCCGCCGCCAATCCCAGGGCCCAGCCCGTGTCCCTGGGCCATGGTGGCGCTGTTCGAGCTGTCCCCGGAACTGTCCCCGGGCCATGACGGCGCTCCCGGTGTCTCCGGTGCTGTCCCCGGGGCTGGGTCGGTTCCTGGCCCCGGCCGCCCTCTCCTTGGCCgcgctcctgctcctcctcctcctgtcttTCCTGCCCCCCGCCCCGAGCCGGCGGCGCTCCGCAGGTCAGTGCTCCCAGTGGGCAGTGGGGACTGGCACCAGTAACGGCCCCGGATGGGGACCCGTAACGCCCGCGGACCGGGGCCGGCTCTGAACTGGAGCCGGGAGAGGCAGCGGCAGGGAACGGGGACTGGGCCCAGtaaggaaagcagagcagatcCCACTGGGAACAGCGACGGGGACTGGTAACGGCCCCGGACTGGGACCGGCGATGGACTGGAACTGGTCAGGGAGAGGTACTGGAAtcagcagg includes:
- the SENP1 gene encoding sentrin-specific protease 1 isoform X2, with product MGSVAGTSWNGGHSPVQGHLCAATLDLQAARARSLLQAGRRSLPRSSRHFRRRLTPAFTSASVASSSLPPPSPGEPRALGTLPVPLPLPVERPGRLRGAKRRRLRALLRSRSRLPAAPRTGLSPCPVLAALPPMRMEAREAARARPGSAFKGLVAESKFLPPKLSSFSCPAGNSSCSLSYVPEIPERFPGANGQWRSSKPRGSRGSFLETRKNSSGNSSTFGGKSALHGASFPLKPALSPSWSRRSPKKAPRRFLSTAEETVREEEREIYRQLLQMVTGKRFSSCKPSPLLPFQLSRCPSSGPSLPQEAPRDDPKALESHKIPGPVQCPTQLPQNSQNPPLGPSSGFPGGFQPRNSVAPQQQEEEPVAGAQSEGSDSVILLKVKDSRTPAPSLPFFQAELWIKELTSVYDSRARERWRQIEEQKALALQLQSQRLQERERSVQDLVDLHLRVPLEKEIPVSVGPEGPERARAGQGDEEFPEITEEMEKEIKSLFRGGNQDEVLSEAFRLTITRKDIQTLNNLNWLNDEIINFYMNLLMERSKEKDLPAVHAFNTFFFTKLKTAGYQAVKRWTKKVDIFSVDLLLVPIHLGVHWCLAVVDFRKKTITYYDSMGGINSEACRILLQYLKQESLDKKRKEFDTNGWALLSKKSQEIPQQMNGSDCGMFACRYAECISKDKPINFTQQHMPYFRKRMAWEILHRKLL
- the SENP1 gene encoding sentrin-specific protease 1 isoform X3, which codes for MAQGHGLGPGIGGGERCNGIGGHSPVQGHLCAATLDLQAARARSLLQAGRRSLPRSSRHFRRRLTPAFTSASVASSSLPPPSPGEPRALGTLPVPLPLPVERPGRLRGAKRRRLRALLRSRSRLPAAPRTGLSPCPVLAALPPMRMEAREAARARPGSAFKGLVAESKFLPPKLSSFSCPAGNSSCSLSYVPEIPERFPGANGQWRSSKPRGSRGSFLETRKNSSGNSSTFGGKSALHGASFPLKPALSPSWSRRSPKKAPRRFLSTAEETVREEEREIYRQLLQMVTGKRFSSCKPSPLLPFQLSRCPSSGPSLPQEAPRDDPKALESHKIPGPVQCPTQLPQNSQNPPLGPSSGFPGGFQPRNSVAPQQQEEEPVAGAQSEGSDSVILLKVKDSRTPAPSLPFFQAELWIKELTSVYDSRARERWRQIEEQKALALQLQSQRLQERERSVQDLVDLHLRVPLEKEIPVSVGPEGPERARAGQGDEEFPEITEEMEKEIKSLFRGGNQDEVLSEAFRLTITRKDIQTLNNLNWLNDEIINFYMNLLMERSKEKDLPAVHAFNTFFFTKLKTAGYQAVKRWTKKVDIFSVDLLLVPIHLGVHWCLAVVDFRKKTITYYDSMGGINSEACRILLLILPFQDLENSCSSLEFSSTNPRNSFTFFFFFFFS
- the SENP1 gene encoding sentrin-specific protease 1 isoform X1 — translated: MAQGHGLGPGIGGGERCNGIGGHSPVQGHLCAATLDLQAARARSLLQAGRRSLPRSSRHFRRRLTPAFTSASVASSSLPPPSPGEPRALGTLPVPLPLPVERPGRLRGAKRRRLRALLRSRSRLPAAPRTGLSPCPVLAALPPMRMEAREAARARPGSAFKGLVAESKFLPPKLSSFSCPAGNSSCSLSYVPEIPERFPGANGQWRSSKPRGSRGSFLETRKNSSGNSSTFGGKSALHGASFPLKPALSPSWSRRSPKKAPRRFLSTAEETVREEEREIYRQLLQMVTGKRFSSCKPSPLLPFQLSRCPSSGPSLPQEAPRDDPKALESHKIPGPVQCPTQLPQNSQNPPLGPSSGFPGGFQPRNSVAPQQQEEEPVAGAQSEGSDSVILLKVKDSRTPAPSLPFFQAELWIKELTSVYDSRARERWRQIEEQKALALQLQSQRLQERERSVQDLVDLHLRVPLEKEIPVSVGPEGPERARAGQGDEEFPEITEEMEKEIKSLFRGGNQDEVLSEAFRLTITRKDIQTLNNLNWLNDEIINFYMNLLMERSKEKDLPAVHAFNTFFFTKLKTAGYQAVKRWTKKVDIFSVDLLLVPIHLGVHWCLAVVDFRKKTITYYDSMGGINSEACRILLQYLKQESLDKKRKEFDTNGWALLSKKSQEIPQQMNGSDCGMFACRYAECISKDKPINFTQQHMPYFRKRMAWEILHRKLL